Proteins encoded together in one Impatiens glandulifera chromosome 1, dImpGla2.1, whole genome shotgun sequence window:
- the LOC124936610 gene encoding zingipain-2-like: MTTPATTTTILLLFFLATLSLVMADMSIMEYDNKHPSKSRSDEEIMNIYKTWMTKHGKAYNGIEESEKRFNIFKDNLLFVDVHNSEERTYKVGLNMFADLTDEEYQSYYLGMKYDARDQFVQSKLASQRYAASSGENLPESVDWRKEGAVGPIKDQGECGSCWAFSAVAAVEGINKIVTGELIDLSEQELIDCDRALNKGCKGGRMERAFKFITSNGGIDTESDYPYLVADGVCNTTKLNKKMVSIDSYEFVPANNEYALKKAVAHQPISVAIEAYGREFRLYESGIFTGNCGTALDHAVAAVGYGSEHGVDYWIVRNSWGENWGEEGYVRLKRNVFSRKGKCGIAMLASYPVKTENATFI, translated from the exons ATGACCACTCCGGCGACCACCACCACCATCCTCCTCCTCTTTTTCTTGGCCACCCTTAGCCTCGTGATGGCGGACATGTCAATCATGGAGTATGACAACAAGCACCCCTCAAAATCCCGGAGCGACGaagaaattatgaatatttacaaaacatggatgacaaAACATGGAAAAGCTTACAATGGGATTGAGGAATCCGAAAAGCGcttcaatatttttaaagataatttgCTCTTTGTAGATGTTCATAACTCGGAGGAACGAACCTACAAGGTTGGATTGAACATGTTTGCCGATCTAACCGACGAAGAGTACCAATCATACTACCTTGGCATGAAATATGATGCCCGTGACCAATTTGTTCAGTCAAAGCTTGCCAGCCAAAGGTATGCCGCCTCCTCCGGTGAAAATCTGCCGGAGTCGGTTGACTGGAGGAAGGAAGGCGCTGTTGGACCAATTAAGGACCAGGGAGAATGCG GAAGTTGTTGGGCTTTCTCGGCGGTTGCGGCGGTGGAAGGAATCAACAAGATAGTGACGGGAGAGCTTATTGATTTATCCGAACAAGAACTTATCGACTGCGACCGAGCTCTCAACAAGGGCTGCAAAGGCGGACGAATGGAACGTGCTTTCAAATTCATTACTAGCAACGGTGGTATAGACACCGAGTCAGATTATCCTTATCTCGTCGCTGATGGCGTATGCAATACCACTAAA TTGAATAAGAAGATGGTGAGCATAGACAGTTACGAATTCGTGCCTGCCAACAACGAATATGCTTTGAAAAAAGCGGTCGCACATCAGCCAATCAGCGTCGCCATTGAAGCTTATGGAAGGGAATTTAGACTTTATGAGTCG GGTATTTTCACGGGCAATTGTGGAACCGCCTTGGACCATGCGGTGGCGGCGGTGGGGTATGGAAGTGAGCATGGAGTTGATTATTGGATCGTTCGAAATTCGTGGGGAGAGAATTGGGGTGAAGAAGGATATGTTAGGTTGAAGCGAAACGTCTTTTCAAGAAAGGGAAAATGCGGTATAGCTATGCTCGCTTCTTATCCCGTCAAGACTGAAAATGCAACCTTCATCTGA